Within Saccharomonospora cyanea NA-134, the genomic segment GGTAGAAGCCCTGGCCAGCACAGAGCCTCCCTGGAGGCTTGTCGGAGCGCGCGACCTTCCGGGCCAGGAACAGCTACACAGCGAACCCGGTTGCTTGCGCTGCCCGAAGTGCGATGGGCGGCTGCGGCGCTGGTGCTGTTCCTGGCCGGGCTGGCAGTCCAGCTGCTCGGTGGGCCGTCGTGGTTCTGGTGGGCGCTGTACCTGGCCTGCTATGTGACCGGCGGGTGGGAGCCGGCTCTGGCAGGGTTGAAAGCCCTCCGCGAGAAGACGCTGGATGTGGACCTGTTGATGGTCGCCGCCGCGGTCGGGGCTGCCTCGATCGGACAGGGGATAGACGGCGGGCTACTGATCGTCATCTTCGCCACCTCGGGCGCGCTGGAGGCGCTGGCCACCGCGCGGACTGAAGACGCTGTGCGGGGGCTGCTGGGCTTGGCGCCGGACACCGCGACCCGGCTTACCGGCGACGGTGGCGAGGAGAGCGTGCAGGCCGCTGACCTGGAGGTCGAGGATCTGATTCTGGTCCGGCCGGGCGAGCGGATTGCCGCCGACGGTGCCGTGGTGGCCGGGGCGAGCGAGGTCGACCAGGCCACGATCACCGGGGAGCCGCTGCCGGTGGACAAGACCACCGGCGACGAAGTGTTCGCCGGCACCTTGAACGGCACGGGGTCGCTGAGAGTGCGGGTGAACCGGCGCGCCGAGGACTCCGTAGTGGCCCGGATCGCCACCATGGTGGAGCAGGCCAGCCAGACCAAGGCCAAGACCCAGCTGTTCATCGAGAAGATCGAGCAACGCTACTCGGTGGGCATGGTCGCGGCCACCATTGCCGTGTTCGTGATCCCGCTGTTGCTGGGCGAGGCACTGCAGGAGTCGCTGCTGCGGGCGATGACGTTCATGATCGTTGCCTCGCCCTGCGCCGTGGTACTGGCCACCATGCCGCCACTCCTGGCGGCCATCGCCAACGCCGGACGCCATGGTGTGCTGGTCAAGTCCGCAGTGGTGATGGAACAACTGGGCGCCGCCACGCGGGTCGCCTTCGACAAGACCGGCACGCTCACCCACGGCACTCCAGAACTCACCGAGATCTGCCCGCTGCGCGGTACCCGATTCACCGAAGAGCAGCTGCTGCGGCTGGCCGCCGCCGCTGAACATCCCAGCGAGCATCCGCTCGCTGCCGCGATCGTGCGTGCTGCGCGTCACCGTGGCCTTGATCTGCCCTCCGCCGACGAGTTTTCCGCCCGGCCCGGCCGGGGGGTCGCCGCTCTGATTGAGGACCACTTCATCCAGGTCGGCTCTCCCGCCGCGCTGCTCCCCACTATCGACGGCACGGCCGACACCGCGGCGGCCACCGCCGCCGTCGAGGAACTCCAGCAGCGCGGGCACACCGCCGTGGTCGTGCTCTGCGAGCGCCGCCCGATCGGCGTCCTCGGCATCACCGACCAGGTGCGGGCCGAAGCCGCCCCCACCGTCGCTGCAGTGACCCGGTTGACCGGCGCCGACCCCGTGCTGCTCACCGGCGACAATGCCGCCGCCGCCGTCCGGCTCGCGCAGCAGGTCGGTATCACCGACGTGCGCGCCGAGCTGCTGCCCGACGACAAGGTCACCGCCGTCCGCGAACTCGAAACGGATGAGCAGCGAGTGGCCGTGGTCGGTGATGGCATCAACGACGCTCCGGCCCTGGCCGCCGCGCACACCGGGATCGCGATGGGCGGAGCGGGCTCCGACCTAACCCTGCAGACCGCCGACGCCGTCGTGGTCCGCGACGACCTCACCGCCATCCCCACCGTCATCGCCCTGTCCCGCCGCGCCCGCCGTGTCGTGATCGCCAACCTCATCATCGCCGCCACCTTCATCATCGGCCTCGTCCTCTGGGACCTCATCGGCACCCTTCCACTCGCGCTCGGCGTGGCCGGGCACAAAAGCTCCACCGTCATCGTCGGGCTCAACGGTCTGCGCCTGCTGCGCCGCGCCGCCTGGGGCCGCGCAAGCCAACCGGTGCAGTCGACCAATGCGGCTGGTAGCCGGTCGCGGAAGGCGGTGTAGTCGCGACAGGCCGGCGCATCTCGCGCCTGCCCGGTGGCCGCCGGTGTACTATCAACCATAGTAGTTTTGGCCACAGTGAAGATGAGAGGGCGCGGTGAGGCAGTTGCAGCACGTCGACAACGCCGCCGACGAGCAGGTGCGGGACGCAGCCGACATGCGGTCGTGGCGGTGGGGTAGGGGAGTCGGAGCGGCGCTGCTGAGCGCCGTCGTCGTGGGTGTGCCGACCGATGTGATCGACACCGACTGGTTCACCAGGATGACCCCGGTGCGCTGGTGGGAGTACCCTGCTCTGGTCCTGACGGTCTTGCTGACCGGACTGTGGTTCGCGATCGTTCCTCAGGTCGCGAACGCCCGTGGCCGGACACGGGTCCTGGGCTCTTCGCTGCTCTCAGCGTTCGCCGTGGGATGCCCGGTCTGCAACAAGCTCGTCATCGGCGTGCTCGGGGTCTCCGGTGCGCTGGGAGTGTGGGCACCCATCCAGCCGGTCCTCGCGG encodes:
- a CDS encoding heavy metal translocating P-type ATPase, with translation MLALPEVRWAAAALVLFLAGLAVQLLGGPSWFWWALYLACYVTGGWEPALAGLKALREKTLDVDLLMVAAAVGAASIGQGIDGGLLIVIFATSGALEALATARTEDAVRGLLGLAPDTATRLTGDGGEESVQAADLEVEDLILVRPGERIAADGAVVAGASEVDQATITGEPLPVDKTTGDEVFAGTLNGTGSLRVRVNRRAEDSVVARIATMVEQASQTKAKTQLFIEKIEQRYSVGMVAATIAVFVIPLLLGEALQESLLRAMTFMIVASPCAVVLATMPPLLAAIANAGRHGVLVKSAVVMEQLGAATRVAFDKTGTLTHGTPELTEICPLRGTRFTEEQLLRLAAAAEHPSEHPLAAAIVRAARHRGLDLPSADEFSARPGRGVAALIEDHFIQVGSPAALLPTIDGTADTAAATAAVEELQQRGHTAVVVLCERRPIGVLGITDQVRAEAAPTVAAVTRLTGADPVLLTGDNAAAAVRLAQQVGITDVRAELLPDDKVTAVRELETDEQRVAVVGDGINDAPALAAAHTGIAMGGAGSDLTLQTADAVVVRDDLTAIPTVIALSRRARRVVIANLIIAATFIIGLVLWDLIGTLPLALGVAGHKSSTVIVGLNGLRLLRRAAWGRASQPVQSTNAAGSRSRKAV